In Ancalomicrobiaceae bacterium S20, the following proteins share a genomic window:
- a CDS encoding mannan-binding protein, translating to MIAKTIARAGLFALAILTEAPIAQAFNVEAGPIWSNEDAQRKCPAVCGRTGWDGNWTTTVPGRMSVCNCGAPGGARGLPRGPGFGSQGFNRPQPTIQVRRAIYGRQCPQSGSEISDIRAACNGRPVCTYRVDVNRISDPCYGTRKDYFVEWSCGAAGSRTASLPPEANGRTVTLSCR from the coding sequence ATGATTGCAAAGACGATCGCCCGCGCGGGGCTGTTCGCGCTCGCCATTCTCACTGAGGCGCCGATCGCGCAGGCCTTCAATGTCGAGGCCGGCCCGATCTGGAGCAACGAAGATGCCCAGCGCAAGTGCCCGGCCGTCTGCGGCCGCACCGGCTGGGACGGCAATTGGACGACCACGGTCCCCGGCCGCATGTCGGTCTGCAACTGCGGCGCGCCGGGCGGCGCCCGCGGCCTGCCGCGCGGCCCGGGATTCGGTTCGCAGGGCTTCAATCGGCCGCAGCCGACGATTCAGGTTCGCCGCGCCATCTATGGCCGCCAGTGCCCGCAGTCCGGTTCGGAGATCAGTGACATCCGCGCTGCCTGCAACGGCCGGCCGGTCTGCACCTACCGGGTCGACGTCAACCGGATCAGCGATCCCTGCTACGGCACGCGCAAGGACTATTTCGTCGAATGGTCCTGCGGCGCGGCCGGCAGCCGTACCGCGTCGCTGCCGCCCGAGGCGAACGGCAGGACGGTCACCCTGTCCTGCCGGTGA
- a CDS encoding NAD(P)H-binding protein — translation MRLLVLGHGYSARHAVAALAADASSVAATTRSADKAARLAARGIAAVAYDGAAPSLAVAAAIADATHILVSAGPDAAGDPFLRHHAADVVQAAAAGGLAWIGYYSTIGVFGDTGGAWIDDRDPANPMSERTRWRVAAEDAWTAAGAAGGVPVAALRLGGIYGPGRNAFVNLAAGTAKRVIRPGQIFNRIHVEDIGLVTAAALRARAAGPISVVDDEPAPPQDPITFAAGLMGIEPPPAVPFEEAEFSPMARSFWAENRRVRNTRLRQELGVTLAYPSYREGLAGLWTSGTWAGGPEDKEEASPRFRRGATGG, via the coding sequence ATGCGTCTACTGGTTCTCGGACACGGCTATTCGGCGCGCCATGCGGTCGCCGCCCTCGCGGCGGATGCGAGTTCGGTCGCGGCGACCACACGCTCGGCCGACAAGGCGGCGCGGCTCGCCGCGCGCGGCATCGCGGCGGTCGCCTATGACGGGGCCGCGCCGTCGCTGGCCGTCGCCGCGGCCATTGCGGACGCGACTCACATCCTGGTCTCGGCCGGGCCGGACGCGGCCGGGGATCCGTTCCTGCGCCACCACGCAGCCGACGTCGTCCAAGCTGCCGCGGCCGGCGGGCTCGCCTGGATCGGCTACTATTCGACCATCGGCGTGTTCGGCGACACCGGCGGGGCCTGGATCGACGATCGCGATCCCGCGAACCCGATGTCGGAGCGCACGCGCTGGCGCGTCGCGGCCGAGGACGCCTGGACGGCGGCGGGTGCCGCCGGCGGCGTGCCGGTCGCGGCTCTCCGGCTCGGCGGCATCTACGGGCCGGGTCGCAACGCCTTCGTCAATCTGGCGGCCGGAACCGCCAAGCGCGTGATCCGTCCGGGGCAGATATTCAACCGCATCCATGTCGAGGACATCGGCCTCGTCACCGCCGCCGCGCTGCGGGCGCGCGCCGCCGGGCCGATCAGCGTCGTCGACGACGAGCCGGCGCCGCCGCAGGACCCGATCACCTTCGCGGCCGGGCTGATGGGCATCGAACCGCCGCCGGCCGTGCCGTTCGAAGAGGCCGAGTTCAGCCCGATGGCGCGGAGTTTCTGGGCCGAGAACCGCCGCGTCCGCAACACGAGACTGCGGCAGGAGCTCGGCGTGACGCTCGCCTATCCGAGCTATCGGGAAGGGCTCGCCGGGCTCTGGACGAGCGGCACCTGGGCCGGCGGCCCGGAGGACAAGGAAGAGGCGAGCCCGCGGTTCCGCCGCGGGGCGACGGGGGGGTAG